The proteins below are encoded in one region of Pseudophryne corroboree isolate aPseCor3 chromosome 8, aPseCor3.hap2, whole genome shotgun sequence:
- the LOC134949624 gene encoding uncharacterized protein LOC134949624, which yields MMWLSFLLCSWLIASDAQEVIFGQNKYTEYQVGNMSLILTVPHGGSLLPSSIPSRDAGCWDKATRKCSYTHSCPSGTATDSVNCPITTVKDLYTQEMALALTKEICRLTSGYCPHVIINNLSRSKLDPNRDKDEAAFGVPQADQAWDEFMGFIHAAKSRMSNGLLIDIHGQAHAEQWIELGYLISKANLDSGKFSASDSSINALSRRRRDTTFENLLRGSQSLGKLIEEQNSSYVCVPSPSNPGPNGGNYFTGGYIVGTHGSKVSGEVDAIQIELPRWIRESAERPNFAAVLAKALLKFYEFSFGK from the coding sequence ATGATGTGGCTGAGTTTCCTGCTATGCTCCTGGCTTATTGCAAGTGACGCCCAAGAGGTCATTTTTGGCCAAAACAAGTACACGGAATACCAGGTTGGGAACATGAGTCTCATTCTGACCGTTCCACATGGAGGATCATTGTTACCTTCCTCAATTCCTTCCCGAGACGCCGGGTGCTGGGACAAAGCTACAAGAAAGTGCTCCTATACACATTCCTGTCCCTCAGGAACAGCAACAGACTCCGTTAATTGTCCGATTACAACAGTAAAGGATCTATATACTCAAGAAATGGCTTTGGCCTTGACCAAAGAGATCTGTCGCTTGACCTCTGGTTACTGTCCTcatgttattattaataatttatcaAGGTCTAAGTTGGATCCTAACCGAGACAAAGATGAGGCAGCCTTTGGTGTTCCTCAAGCAGATCAAGCCTGGGATGAATTCATGGGTTTTATCCATGCCGCAAAGTCTCGTATGTCAAACGGTCTACTCATCGATATCCACGGCCAAGCACATGCCGAGCAATGGATTGAGCTTGGTTATCTAATTTCCAAGGCAAACTTAGATTCCGGAAAGTTCTCTGCATCTGACAGCTCAATAAATGCCTTATCCAGAAGACGGCGGGATACTACTTTTGAAAATTTGCTTCGAGGGAGTCAGAGTTTGGGAAAACTTATAGAAGAGCAGAATTCTAGTTATGTGTGTGTTCCCTCACCTTCCAATCCAGGGCCCAATGGTGGTAATTATTTCACTGGAGGGTATATTGTGGGCACCCATGGCTCTAAAGTATCTGGTGAAGTCGATGCCATTCAAATTGAGCTTCCCAGGTGGATTCGGGAAAGTGCTGAACGCCCTAATTTTGCAGCCGTGCTAGCTAAAGCTCTATTGAAGTTTTATGAGTTCAGTTTCGGAAAATAA